One Halosegnis longus DNA window includes the following coding sequences:
- the cofC gene encoding 2-phospho-L-lactate guanylyltransferase — MRVLVPFGARDPKSRLSSVFSPSERRDLAEAMLDDVLAALSDHEPVVVANAPVDAAAPTRVDDRPLTTAVNARLGEGPTAVVMADLPLVRGETITRLLDTEGDVVVAPGLGGGTNALVVRHPEFETDYHGVSVRDHRERARAVGATVSTVDSYRLGVDIDEPADLVEVLLHGDGKTTGWLREHGGRVETTDGRTRFRRDGRD, encoded by the coding sequence ATGCGCGTGCTCGTCCCGTTCGGGGCGAGAGACCCGAAGAGCCGCCTTTCGTCCGTGTTCTCGCCCTCAGAGCGCCGCGACCTCGCCGAGGCGATGCTTGACGACGTGCTCGCGGCGCTTTCCGACCACGAGCCGGTCGTCGTTGCGAACGCACCCGTCGACGCGGCCGCGCCGACGCGAGTCGACGACCGGCCGCTCACGACGGCGGTGAACGCGCGACTCGGAGAGGGGCCGACCGCGGTCGTGATGGCGGACCTGCCGCTCGTGCGCGGCGAGACGATTACGCGGCTCCTCGACACCGAGGGGGACGTGGTCGTCGCGCCCGGACTCGGCGGCGGGACCAACGCGCTCGTCGTGCGCCACCCGGAGTTCGAGACCGACTACCACGGCGTCTCGGTGCGAGACCACCGCGAGCGCGCCCGCGCCGTCGGCGCGACGGTGTCGACGGTCGACTCCTACCGGCTCGGCGTCGATATCGACGAGCCGGCCGACCTCGTCGAGGTGCTCCTGCACGGTGACGGGAAGACAACAGGCTGGCTCCGCGAGCACGGCGGGCGAGTCGAGACCACCGACGGACGCACGCGATTTCGTCGGGACGGGCGGGATTGA
- a CDS encoding tubulin/FtsZ family protein, which translates to MKLAMIGFGQAGGKVLDKFLEYDKRSGSEIVRAAIAVNSAKADLMGLEHVPEENRVLIGQARVKGHGVGADNELGAEIAEEDIDEVQGAIDSIPVHEVDAFLVLAGLGGGTGSGGAPVLSKHLQRIYTEPVYGLGILPSQDEGGIYTLNAARSFQTFVREVDNLMVFDNDAWRKTGQSVESGYDEINEEIVKRFGILFGAGEIEPGGEVAESVVDSSEIINTLSGGGVSTVGYAAEEVEKQSSGGLLSRFKGGDDEDDLDVANTTNRITSLVRKAALGRLTLPCEIDGTERALLVMSGPPKYLNRKGIERGRKWLEEQTGSMEVRGGDYPVSESGFVAGVILLSGVTDVPRIKQLQQVAIEAQDNIEEIKNESEENLHGLVEDDEDELEPLF; encoded by the coding sequence ATGAAACTCGCAATGATTGGCTTCGGGCAAGCCGGCGGGAAAGTACTCGACAAGTTCCTCGAGTACGACAAACGCTCGGGCAGCGAGATTGTCCGAGCGGCCATCGCCGTCAACAGCGCGAAGGCCGACCTCATGGGACTCGAACACGTCCCGGAGGAAAACCGGGTTCTCATCGGACAGGCCCGAGTGAAAGGCCACGGCGTCGGGGCCGACAACGAACTCGGAGCCGAGATTGCCGAGGAGGACATCGACGAGGTGCAGGGTGCAATCGACTCGATTCCCGTCCACGAGGTGGACGCGTTCCTCGTGCTCGCGGGACTCGGCGGCGGAACCGGCTCGGGCGGTGCGCCCGTCCTCTCGAAGCATCTCCAGCGCATCTACACCGAACCTGTCTACGGACTCGGTATCCTGCCGAGCCAAGACGAGGGGGGTATCTACACGCTCAACGCGGCCCGCTCGTTCCAGACGTTCGTCCGCGAGGTTGACAACCTCATGGTGTTCGACAACGACGCCTGGCGCAAGACCGGCCAGTCCGTCGAGAGCGGCTACGACGAAATCAACGAGGAAATCGTCAAGCGGTTCGGTATCCTCTTTGGCGCGGGCGAAATCGAGCCGGGCGGCGAGGTCGCCGAGTCCGTCGTCGACTCCTCTGAGATCATCAACACGCTCTCTGGCGGCGGCGTCTCGACGGTCGGGTACGCCGCCGAGGAGGTGGAAAAGCAGTCTTCCGGAGGACTGCTCTCACGGTTTAAAGGCGGAGACGACGAGGACGACCTCGACGTTGCCAACACCACGAACCGCATCACGTCGCTCGTGCGCAAGGCCGCGCTGGGGCGACTCACGCTCCCGTGTGAAATCGATGGGACGGAGCGGGCGCTGCTCGTCATGTCCGGACCGCCGAAGTACCTGAATCGGAAGGGGATAGAGCGGGGGCGGAAGTGGCTCGAAGAGCAGACCGGCTCGATGGAGGTCCGGGGCGGCGACTACCCGGTCTCGGAGTCCGGCTTCGTCGCCGGCGTCATCCTGCTGTCTGGCGTGACGGACGTGCCACGCATCAAGCAGCTCCAGCAGGTGGCAATCGAGGCACAGGACAACATCGAGGAGATCAAAAACGAGAGCGAAGAGAATTTACACGGACTCGTCGAAGACGACGAAGATGAACTTGAGCCGCTATTCTAG
- a CDS encoding complex I NDUFA9 subunit family protein yields MHVLVTGGTGFVGSYLCDTLAARGHEVTALARNPHEADFDRDVATVQGDVTDYDSIEPHFEGVDCVVQLVALSPLFKPDGGDEVHFEVHLRGTENAVKAAEANDVPRFVQLSALGADPDGPTAYIQSKGQAEEVVKGSTREWVIYRPSVVFGDGGEFVPFTRKLATPYLTPLPGAGKTRFQPVFVEELVEMIADGVEGTTTGPNAETDDDEDEVVQAIVRVGESDDDPHAGRTYEIGGPEELTLAEVAELAWAAKNKPVSILPVPMALAGIGLSMLDLVPGAPMGSDQYRSLKFDNTTQDNDVDAFGWEASELTTLQSYLGVTDADLEA; encoded by the coding sequence ATGCACGTACTGGTAACTGGTGGGACCGGCTTCGTCGGCTCGTATCTGTGTGACACGCTCGCGGCTCGCGGCCACGAGGTGACCGCGCTGGCGCGCAATCCACACGAGGCCGACTTCGACCGCGACGTGGCGACGGTACAGGGTGACGTGACCGACTACGACTCCATCGAACCCCACTTCGAGGGCGTCGACTGCGTGGTGCAGCTGGTGGCGCTGTCGCCGCTGTTCAAGCCCGACGGCGGCGACGAGGTCCACTTCGAGGTGCACCTCCGCGGCACGGAAAACGCCGTCAAGGCCGCCGAGGCAAACGACGTGCCGCGGTTCGTCCAGCTGTCCGCGCTCGGTGCGGACCCGGACGGTCCGACCGCGTACATCCAGTCGAAAGGACAGGCCGAGGAGGTCGTCAAGGGGTCGACCCGCGAGTGGGTCATCTACCGACCGTCGGTCGTCTTCGGCGACGGCGGCGAGTTCGTCCCGTTCACGCGGAAGCTGGCGACGCCGTATCTGACGCCGCTGCCGGGTGCGGGCAAGACCCGCTTCCAGCCCGTCTTCGTCGAGGAGTTGGTCGAGATGATTGCCGACGGCGTCGAGGGGACGACGACGGGACCGAACGCCGAGACGGACGACGACGAGGACGAGGTCGTGCAGGCTATCGTCCGTGTCGGCGAGTCTGACGACGACCCCCACGCCGGTCGCACCTACGAGATTGGCGGCCCGGAGGAGCTGACGCTGGCGGAGGTCGCGGAGCTGGCGTGGGCGGCGAAAAACAAGCCCGTCTCGATTCTGCCCGTGCCGATGGCGCTTGCGGGCATCGGGCTGTCGATGCTGGATCTGGTGCCCGGTGCGCCGATGGGCTCTGACCAGTACCGGTCGCTGAAGTTCGACAACACGACACAGGACAACGACGTGGACGCGTTCGGCTGGGAGGCCTCGGAGCTGACGACGCTCCAGTCGTATCTCGGCGTGACAGACGCCGACCTCGAAGCATAA
- the tmk gene encoding dTMP kinase — translation MLVTLEGIDGAGKTTVLEALSDAYPDARTTREPTTSWYGDAVNRSISSPDSDSLAELFLFIADHADHLSRVIEPALDDGDLVISDRYVDSRIAYQGAALQGQVPRPMEYIRGIHTAFTRMPDATIYFDIDPETGAERAGATNKLEHADFLAEVHENYERLIDRDPQRFHRIDASRSPEAVIDATEDVLESLL, via the coding sequence ATGCTCGTCACGCTCGAAGGAATCGACGGCGCGGGGAAGACGACGGTGCTGGAAGCCCTCTCTGACGCCTACCCCGATGCACGCACCACCCGCGAGCCGACAACCTCGTGGTACGGCGACGCCGTCAACCGCTCCATCTCCTCGCCCGACTCCGACTCGCTAGCGGAGCTGTTCCTGTTCATCGCCGACCACGCAGACCACCTCTCGCGGGTCATCGAGCCGGCGCTCGACGACGGCGACCTCGTCATCTCCGACCGCTACGTCGACTCCCGCATCGCCTACCAGGGCGCGGCGTTACAGGGACAGGTTCCCCGACCGATGGAGTACATCCGCGGCATTCACACCGCCTTCACGCGGATGCCCGACGCCACCATCTACTTCGATATCGACCCCGAGACCGGCGCGGAGCGTGCCGGTGCGACGAACAAACTCGAACACGCCGACTTCCTGGCCGAAGTCCACGAGAACTACGAGCGGCTCATCGACCGCGACCCCCAACGGTTCCACCGTATCGACGCCAGCCGGTCGCCCGAGGCCGTCATCGACGCGACCGAGGACGTGCTCGAGTCACTCCTGTAG
- a CDS encoding NUDIX hydrolase: MKDAPRQPQTLRLSESRLAELEPWAVDGTGRAAAARVRDSAGRLALIRNEWADGWFLPGGGVEAGETPRAAARREVREETGLDAEIGEPLVVLDQRYCDENGDEWFTAEYVVFDARADGELADADALGVHDGEIHDARWVSSLPDDFHERELLAPYLQE, encoded by the coding sequence GTGAAGGACGCGCCCAGACAGCCACAGACGCTCCGACTCTCCGAGTCGCGACTCGCCGAACTCGAGCCGTGGGCCGTCGATGGCACCGGACGAGCGGCCGCGGCGCGGGTCCGCGATTCCGCGGGCCGGCTCGCGCTTATCAGAAACGAGTGGGCCGACGGGTGGTTTCTCCCCGGCGGCGGTGTCGAGGCCGGCGAGACGCCGCGCGCGGCCGCCCGCAGGGAGGTGCGCGAGGAGACGGGACTCGACGCCGAGATTGGCGAGCCGCTCGTGGTGCTCGACCAGCGCTACTGCGATGAGAACGGGGACGAGTGGTTCACCGCCGAGTACGTCGTCTTCGACGCGCGTGCCGACGGGGAACTCGCCGACGCCGACGCGCTCGGGGTCCACGACGGGGAGATTCACGACGCGCGGTGGGTTTCGTCGCTTCCGGACGACTTCCACGAGCGCGAGCTACTCGCGCCGTATCTACAGGAGTGA
- a CDS encoding DUF255 domain-containing protein, which produces MRDETLVEWREWGEEAFAEASAQSKPLLLSLSASWCVACDEMDRGAYADPRLAGHLKESFVPVRVDVDRQPRARERYNMGGFPSTVFCTPEGKIITGAGYLSADGLRQAIDTVRETWDAKGTEAGRIPRALQNPDPPRGAVTAEIEAHFVEQVAEAFDAEFGGWGTDAKFPLPRTVEFAAKRDTERASRTLQAIQAHLYDTYAGGFYRYATNRNWAGDIHREKLTDENAALVRAFATGYLHTGDESYRDTARGTVEYLTTDLWTGDAFAGSQAGGDYYTLGPAEREEADPPVVDETVYADRNGLAADALFRFAGYTDNERARTYAARAIEHVTDTLVSDGVVTHFDEPDAESGLLLDGARVLLGLTAGTQATGDASYLDTAREIADTLRVQQADDGAFLDGPETGIGLLDRPLRPLDANIELANALIDLAALTGEDAYRETAGETLEAFAGAAERMGADVAEYGAVCARYVYDPLVIETPEAGSDLHRAAWRVADHEKVVVPSDRSDAVVVRGGERSEPAETPEELLERASETRPESVIGE; this is translated from the coding sequence ATGAGAGACGAGACCCTCGTGGAGTGGCGCGAGTGGGGCGAGGAAGCGTTTGCCGAGGCCAGCGCGCAGTCGAAGCCGCTGTTGCTCTCGCTGTCGGCGTCGTGGTGTGTCGCCTGCGACGAGATGGACCGCGGTGCGTACGCCGACCCGCGGCTCGCCGGCCACCTGAAGGAGAGTTTCGTCCCCGTCCGCGTGGACGTGGACCGCCAGCCCCGCGCTCGCGAACGGTACAACATGGGCGGGTTCCCCTCGACCGTGTTCTGCACCCCCGAAGGGAAGATTATCACCGGCGCGGGCTACCTCTCGGCCGACGGTCTGCGGCAGGCAATCGACACCGTCCGGGAGACGTGGGACGCGAAAGGGACCGAGGCCGGCCGCATTCCCCGCGCACTCCAGAATCCCGACCCGCCACGGGGGGCGGTGACGGCCGAAATCGAGGCGCACTTCGTGGAGCAGGTCGCCGAGGCGTTCGACGCGGAGTTCGGCGGCTGGGGGACGGACGCGAAGTTCCCGCTTCCCCGCACCGTCGAGTTCGCCGCCAAACGCGACACCGAGCGCGCGAGCCGCACCCTCCAGGCGATTCAGGCGCACCTGTACGACACCTACGCCGGCGGCTTCTACCGGTACGCCACCAATCGGAACTGGGCGGGCGACATCCACCGCGAGAAGCTCACCGACGAGAACGCCGCGCTCGTGCGAGCGTTCGCGACCGGCTATCTCCACACCGGCGACGAGTCGTACCGCGACACCGCACGGGGGACCGTCGAGTATCTGACGACCGACCTCTGGACCGGCGACGCCTTCGCCGGCTCGCAGGCCGGCGGCGACTACTACACCCTCGGTCCCGCAGAGCGCGAGGAGGCCGACCCGCCGGTCGTCGACGAGACGGTGTACGCCGACCGGAACGGACTCGCCGCGGACGCGCTGTTCCGATTCGCCGGCTACACCGACAACGAGCGCGCCCGCACCTACGCCGCACGCGCCATCGAACACGTCACGGACACGCTGGTCTCGGACGGCGTCGTCACCCACTTCGACGAGCCGGACGCCGAGTCCGGGCTCCTGCTCGACGGCGCGCGCGTCCTGCTCGGGTTAACCGCCGGCACGCAGGCCACCGGCGACGCGTCGTATCTCGACACCGCACGCGAGATTGCCGACACACTCCGGGTACAACAGGCCGACGACGGCGCGTTCCTCGACGGCCCGGAGACGGGTATCGGCCTGCTCGACCGCCCGCTGCGACCCCTCGACGCGAACATCGAACTCGCGAACGCGCTCATCGACCTCGCGGCGCTGACCGGCGAGGACGCCTACCGCGAGACGGCCGGCGAGACGCTCGAAGCCTTTGCGGGTGCAGCAGAGCGCATGGGCGCTGACGTGGCCGAGTACGGTGCCGTCTGTGCGCGCTACGTCTACGACCCGCTCGTCATCGAGACGCCGGAAGCCGGCAGCGACCTCCACCGCGCGGCGTGGCGCGTGGCCGACCACGAGAAGGTTGTCGTCCCGAGCGACCGGTCGGACGCCGTGGTCGTGCGTGGCGGCGAGCGCTCCGAGCCGGCAGAGACGCCCGAGGAACTGCTGGAGCGGGCCAGCGAGACCCGGCCGGAATCCGTCATCGGCGAGTAG
- a CDS encoding TrmB family transcriptional regulator, which yields MATLRDLGLSEYEERAYRALLDAGPTTAKELSAASDVPMGRIYDVLNSLDQQSLVRSQTASRPKKYAPVEPQTALDRLLDAKKSELAAQREQYESIVGTLQGELETTDTPDETFWTAAVGTEETAELLVERLGSASEEIVMCLSSQTPQLFDIDRYGETVLDELVAALDRGATVRLLLRRNLVPALPEAIGVRYRESLSDHDRFQVRTSDDITGTFTFVDTVETVVEVPHPLDRSATFGVIDLTDREFANSLSDTFEPRWSEADPLSI from the coding sequence ATGGCAACCCTGCGGGATTTGGGCCTCTCCGAGTACGAGGAGCGCGCCTACCGGGCGCTGCTCGATGCCGGACCGACAACGGCAAAGGAGTTGTCGGCGGCGAGCGACGTGCCGATGGGCCGCATCTACGACGTGTTGAACAGCCTCGACCAGCAGAGTCTCGTCCGGTCACAGACCGCGAGTCGCCCCAAGAAGTACGCGCCCGTCGAGCCACAGACCGCACTCGACCGCCTGCTCGACGCCAAGAAGTCGGAGCTCGCCGCCCAGCGCGAGCAGTACGAGTCCATCGTCGGAACGCTACAGGGTGAACTCGAAACGACCGACACGCCCGACGAGACGTTCTGGACGGCCGCCGTCGGGACCGAAGAGACGGCCGAACTCCTCGTCGAGCGGCTCGGCTCCGCGAGCGAGGAAATCGTGATGTGTCTCTCCTCACAGACCCCGCAGCTGTTCGATATCGACCGCTACGGCGAGACCGTGCTGGATGAACTCGTCGCCGCACTCGACCGGGGGGCGACCGTCAGACTCCTGCTCCGGCGGAATCTCGTCCCGGCGCTCCCGGAGGCGATCGGCGTGCGCTACCGCGAGTCGCTGTCGGACCACGACCGGTTTCAGGTCCGGACCAGCGACGACATCACGGGGACGTTCACCTTCGTCGACACCGTCGAGACGGTCGTGGAGGTGCCACACCCGCTCGACCGGTCTGCCACCTTCGGCGTCATCGACCTGACCGACCGCGAGTTCGCCAACTCGCTGTCGGACACTTTCGAACCCCGGTGGAGTGAGGCCGACCCGCTCTCGATTTAG
- a CDS encoding prenylcysteine lyase family protein, producing the protein MTTCDETSRGRQSRSSGPAVAVVGAGIGGASLAWFLRERSDTARVDVYEASERVGGRLRSVSVGGRRFEAGGKHIHERNRCIGSLVDRFGFERQSVSRGTGRTGVWDGRRFPLTTAGTEPVTLFRLLTRYGLSPRRARAEAAAVADRFDAIYDHAETAFETPERLFETVGLGEVCTQSGREYLTDHGVGSRFVDELVAGTTRTIYGQDPTLNAVACLVALTGMGSGTYTLDVPNAELCRRLLAAADATVHTETPVERVAVSEETTRLTASGTRKQYDAVCLAAPAEFADIELSGVSTPAGYGDRDFSELSVAYVAGRLDPVYFGEQSVEDLPGLVVTSADSPTEFVHLRDVSERADGSVYKLTTREGATPALLESLFASIDELEEVSWRAFPRLEPTTPIPPFRLADGLYYVNAMESVASTMETQALAGRTVANLVARDG; encoded by the coding sequence ATTACCACATGCGACGAGACGAGTCGGGGCCGGCAGTCGCGGTCGTCGGGGCCGGCAGTCGCGGTCGTCGGGGCCGGCATCGGCGGCGCGTCGCTGGCGTGGTTTCTGCGCGAGCGGTCCGACACGGCGCGTGTCGACGTGTACGAGGCGAGCGAGCGCGTCGGCGGTCGGCTCCGCTCCGTCTCCGTCGGCGGGCGACGGTTCGAGGCCGGCGGGAAACACATCCACGAGCGCAACCGCTGTATCGGCTCCTTGGTCGACCGGTTCGGCTTCGAGCGCCAGTCCGTCAGTCGTGGGACCGGACGCACCGGCGTCTGGGACGGGCGTCGGTTCCCGCTCACCACCGCGGGGACCGAGCCGGTGACGCTGTTTCGGCTGCTCACGCGGTACGGGCTCTCACCCCGCCGAGCACGCGCCGAGGCGGCGGCGGTCGCAGACCGGTTCGACGCCATCTACGACCACGCCGAGACGGCCTTCGAGACGCCCGAGCGACTGTTCGAGACGGTCGGACTCGGGGAGGTGTGTACACAGTCGGGCCGCGAGTATCTCACCGACCACGGCGTCGGCTCCCGGTTCGTCGACGAACTCGTGGCCGGGACGACCCGCACCATCTACGGGCAGGACCCGACGCTGAACGCCGTCGCCTGTCTGGTCGCGCTGACGGGAATGGGCAGCGGAACCTACACCCTCGACGTGCCGAACGCCGAACTGTGTCGGCGACTGCTCGCAGCGGCGGACGCGACCGTCCACACCGAGACGCCGGTCGAACGTGTCGCGGTCAGCGAGGAGACGACCCGTCTCACTGCGTCCGGCACGAGAAAACAGTACGACGCCGTCTGTCTCGCCGCGCCCGCCGAGTTCGCCGACATCGAGCTTTCGGGCGTCTCGACGCCCGCCGGCTACGGCGACCGCGACTTCTCGGAGCTGTCGGTCGCGTACGTCGCCGGCCGACTCGACCCCGTCTACTTCGGGGAGCAGTCGGTCGAGGACCTCCCCGGATTGGTCGTCACGAGCGCCGACTCGCCGACCGAGTTCGTCCACCTGCGCGACGTGAGCGAGCGCGCCGACGGGTCGGTGTACAAGCTGACGACCCGCGAGGGGGCCACCCCCGCGCTACTGGAGTCGTTGTTTGCCTCCATCGACGAGCTGGAGGAGGTGAGCTGGCGGGCGTTCCCGCGACTGGAGCCGACGACGCCGATTCCGCCGTTCCGGCTCGCTGACGGGCTTTACTACGTGAACGCGATGGAGTCGGTCGCCTCGACCATGGAGACACAGGCGCTCGCGGGCCGGACGGTTGCGAATCTGGTGGCGCGCGACGGCTAA
- the mptA gene encoding GTP cyclohydrolase MptA, with translation MSQQLPDVQASSPDVSVGLNRVGVTGVEKLVKIDREHERPIVLMAEFEAYVDLPKWRKGIDMSRNMEVVDEMLEEALDEPAYRVEDVCGDVAERLLEKHDYTSRAEVNMEAEYVIREETPASGRQTQATADIIAGATADEDGTHEEIGCHVVGMTVCPCSQGMSEVRARETLDQMGVDGEVIEQFLDEVPQPGHSQRGHATLTVETPGTPDIELHDLIDVARDSMSARIYNYAKRPDEDHMTYESHANAKFVEDCVRSLAELSVDRLDLPDEAVLTMVQSNDESIHQHNAHAERVAEFGQLRAEMNGDD, from the coding sequence ATGAGTCAGCAACTGCCGGACGTGCAGGCGTCGAGTCCGGACGTGAGTGTCGGTCTGAATCGAGTCGGGGTCACCGGGGTGGAGAAGCTCGTGAAAATCGACCGCGAACACGAGCGACCGATTGTTCTGATGGCGGAGTTCGAAGCGTACGTCGACCTCCCGAAGTGGCGGAAGGGCATCGACATGTCCCGCAACATGGAGGTCGTCGACGAGATGCTGGAGGAGGCGCTCGACGAGCCGGCCTACCGCGTCGAGGACGTGTGTGGCGATGTGGCGGAACGCCTGCTCGAGAAACACGACTACACCTCCCGCGCGGAGGTCAACATGGAAGCCGAGTACGTCATCCGCGAGGAGACGCCGGCGTCGGGTCGCCAGACGCAGGCGACCGCCGACATCATCGCCGGCGCGACGGCCGACGAGGACGGCACCCACGAGGAGATTGGCTGTCACGTCGTCGGGATGACGGTCTGTCCCTGTTCACAGGGGATGAGCGAGGTGCGCGCCCGCGAGACGCTCGATCAGATGGGCGTCGACGGCGAGGTCATCGAACAGTTCCTCGATGAGGTTCCACAGCCGGGTCACAGCCAGCGTGGCCACGCCACCCTCACCGTCGAGACGCCCGGCACGCCGGATATCGAGCTGCACGACCTCATCGACGTCGCGCGCGACTCGATGTCGGCGCGCATCTACAACTACGCCAAGCGCCCGGACGAAGACCACATGACGTACGAGTCTCACGCCAACGCGAAGTTCGTCGAGGACTGCGTGCGCTCGCTCGCCGAACTCTCGGTCGACCGGCTCGACCTCCCCGACGAGGCCGTGTTGACGATGGTGCAGTCGAACGACGAGTCCATCCACCAGCACAACGCCCACGCAGAGCGCGTCGCCGAGTTCGGCCAGCTTCGCGCGGAGATGAACGGCGACGACTGA
- a CDS encoding NAD(+)/NADH kinase, with product MHVGVVAQRGNDRAVRLAADLDSLLDATVRFDPETASALDRDGVEPASMTDYDLVVSVGGDGTFLYTARTTDGAPILGVNLGEVGFLNPLTPEEAPAVVADTVAAIRAGEASYRELRRVQAVGEGIDLPPALNEVSVLGPQRGHGNGLDIEVRLDGETYSEAHADGLIVATPTGSSAYNLSEGGPVVHPRADGLVVTEMAADGAMPPLVIDPDDEVSVRVSNAETAYVVADGRSRAQLEPPAELTVQTAQTPTRTVGPELDFFAALAKLE from the coding sequence ATGCACGTTGGTGTCGTCGCGCAACGCGGCAACGACCGAGCGGTCAGGCTCGCGGCCGACCTCGATAGCCTCCTCGACGCGACGGTCCGGTTCGACCCGGAGACGGCGAGCGCCCTCGACCGCGACGGCGTCGAGCCGGCGTCGATGACCGACTACGACCTCGTCGTCTCCGTCGGCGGCGACGGGACCTTCCTCTACACCGCTCGGACCACCGACGGCGCGCCGATACTGGGCGTGAACCTCGGCGAAGTCGGCTTTCTGAACCCGCTCACCCCCGAGGAAGCGCCGGCGGTCGTCGCCGACACCGTGGCGGCGATTCGGGCCGGCGAGGCGAGCTACCGGGAACTGCGGCGCGTGCAGGCCGTCGGCGAGGGTATCGACCTGCCGCCGGCGCTCAACGAGGTGTCGGTGCTCGGCCCGCAGCGCGGCCACGGCAACGGACTCGACATCGAGGTGCGGCTGGACGGCGAGACCTACTCCGAGGCGCACGCCGACGGACTCATCGTCGCGACGCCGACGGGGTCGTCCGCGTACAACCTTTCGGAAGGGGGACCGGTGGTCCACCCGCGGGCCGACGGGCTGGTCGTGACCGAGATGGCAGCCGACGGCGCGATGCCGCCGCTGGTCATCGACCCCGACGACGAGGTCTCCGTGCGCGTGTCGAACGCGGAGACAGCGTACGTCGTCGCCGACGGCCGTTCGCGGGCACAGCTGGAACCGCCCGCGGAGCTGACGGTCCAGACGGCACAGACACCCACCCGGACCGTCGGTCCGGAGTTGGACTTCTTCGCCGCGCTAGCGAAGCTGGAGTAG
- a CDS encoding KaiC domain-containing protein, which translates to MSEDAEEDDWFESDASDDESDELDWDDWETGSDGDSDSDSDEEPSEESGAEDGSDGGSLTAGLGGASDAEIPPDAGDESPEPAAEPTADESGDSAGGLGSSEFFGGEFGTPEMPSDDEMDDPFAEDDEEEESLEAAPGTEFDEEFESEIPRIDIGVTGLDQMIQGGVPARSLMVVMGSAGTGKTTFGLQFANRGLEKGEKAVYITLEETRDAVIAAASEKGWDFERHTENGDLAIVDLDPIEMANSLSSIRNDLPRLIDDFGAERLVLDSVSLLEMMYDDQAKRRTEVFDFTKSLKKAGVTTMLTSEGSEDNPYVSRHGIIEYLTDAVFVLQYVRSEFQETRLAVEIQKIRNANHSRETKPYEITDDGISVYQQANIF; encoded by the coding sequence GTGAGCGAAGACGCCGAGGAGGACGACTGGTTCGAGTCGGACGCGAGCGACGACGAGTCGGACGAACTCGACTGGGACGACTGGGAGACCGGCTCGGACGGCGACTCGGACAGCGACTCGGACGAGGAGCCGTCGGAGGAATCCGGAGCCGAAGACGGCTCGGACGGCGGCTCGTTGACCGCCGGTCTCGGCGGCGCGTCGGACGCCGAAATTCCCCCCGACGCTGGCGACGAGTCGCCGGAGCCGGCCGCCGAGCCGACGGCCGACGAGTCCGGCGACAGCGCCGGCGGTCTTGGGAGTTCGGAGTTCTTCGGCGGTGAGTTCGGCACACCGGAGATGCCGAGCGACGACGAGATGGACGACCCCTTCGCCGAGGACGACGAGGAGGAGGAGTCGCTGGAAGCCGCCCCCGGCACGGAGTTCGACGAGGAGTTCGAGTCGGAAATCCCCCGCATCGACATCGGGGTCACCGGACTCGACCAGATGATTCAGGGCGGGGTACCAGCCCGCTCGCTCATGGTCGTCATGGGCTCTGCCGGGACCGGGAAGACGACGTTCGGCCTCCAGTTCGCCAATCGCGGCCTGGAGAAGGGAGAGAAGGCGGTGTACATCACGCTGGAGGAGACCCGCGACGCCGTCATCGCCGCCGCCAGCGAGAAGGGCTGGGACTTCGAACGGCACACCGAGAACGGCGACCTCGCAATCGTCGACCTCGACCCGATCGAGATGGCGAACTCGCTGTCCTCCATCCGAAACGACCTCCCCCGGCTCATCGACGACTTCGGTGCCGAGCGGCTGGTGCTCGACTCCGTGTCCCTGCTCGAGATGATGTACGACGACCAGGCGAAGCGCCGGACCGAGGTGTTCGACTTCACCAAGTCGCTGAAGAAGGCCGGCGTCACCACGATGCTCACCTCCGAGGGGAGCGAGGACAACCCGTACGTCTCTCGCCACGGCATCATCGAGTATCTGACCGACGCGGTGTTCGTGCTCCAGTACGTCCGCTCGGAGTTTCAGGAGACCAGACTGGCCGTCGAGATTCAGAAGATACGGAACGCGAACCACTCGCGCGAGACGAAGCCGTACGAGATTACCGACGACGGCATCTCGGTGTACCAGCAGGCGAACATCTTCTGA